The Microtus ochrogaster isolate Prairie Vole_2 chromosome 26, MicOch1.0, whole genome shotgun sequence genome includes a region encoding these proteins:
- the Gtpbp10 gene encoding GTP-binding protein 10, protein MVRCGCAWLRKYGNFIDNLRIFAKGGSGGMGYPRLGGEGGRGGDVWVVAHKHMTLKQLKKKYPQKRFVAGVGANSRVSALKGSKGKDCEIPVPVGVSVTDENGRVVGELNKEEDRILVAKGGLGGKLHTNFLPLKGQKRIIHLDLKVIADVGLVGFPNAGKSSLLTRVSHATPVIADYAFTTLKPELGKIIYNDFKQISVADLPGLIEGAHMNKGMGHKFLKHLERTRQLLFVVDISGFQLSSVTPYRTAFETIILLTKELELYKEELQTKPALLAVNKMDLPDAQVKLDELMKQLQNPADFLHLFEKSMLPEKAVEFQHIVPISTVTGEGIEELKSCVRKSLDQQDSKDSDAHHRKQLLRLQVSSGAS, encoded by the exons ATGGTGCGCTGCGGTTGCGCGTGGCTGAGAAAG tatgGAAATTTCATTGATAACCTAAGAATCTTCGCCAAGGGAGGAAGTGGTGGAATGGGTTACCCTCGTTTAGGTGGAGAAGGTGGAAGAGGTGGTGACGTCTGGGTCGTAGCCCATAAACATATGACTTTGAAACAACTTAAGAAGAAATATCCTCAGAAACGCTTTGTAGCTGGAGTAGGAGCTAACAGTCG agtTAGTGCACTGAAGGGCTCCAAAGGAAAAGACTGTGAAATCCCTGTGCCTGTGGGTGTTTCAGTAACTGATGAAAATGGCAGAGTTGTAG GAGAACTCAATAAAGAAGAAGATAGAATTTTGGTTGCTAAAGGTGGCCTTGGTGGTAAATTACACACAAATTTCTTACCTTTGAAAGGCCAGAAGCGAATAATTCACCTTGACCTAAAAGTTATAGCTGATGTAGGCCTCGTAGG attcccaaatgctggaaaaTCCTCTTTACTAACTCGGGTTTCCCATGCAACACCTGTGATTGCTGATTATGCAT TTACAACACTAAAGCCTGAACTTGGAAAGATTATATACAATGATTTCAAACAG ATTTCAGTAGCCGACCTCCCAGGTCTGATAGAAGGAGCACATATGAACAAAGGAATGGGCCACAAGTTCCTCAAGCATTTAGAGCGAACCAGACAACTGCTCTTTGTT gTTGATATTTCGGGATTTCAGCTCTCTTCTGTAACTCCGTACAGAACTGCCTTTGAAACAATAATACTTCTTACAAAA gagTTGGAGTTATACAAAGAGGAACTGCAGACAAAACCTGCACTCTTGGCAGTTAATAAGATGGACTTGCCCGATGCCCAGGTTAAGCTTGACGAACTGATGAAGCAGCTCCAGAACCCCGCAG attttctgcatttatttgaaaaaagCATGCTTCCAGAGAAGGCTGTGGAGTTCCAACATATCGTCCCCATCTCCACGGTTACTGGGGAAGGGATTGAGGAGCTGAAGAGCTGTGTCAGGAAGTCGCTGGACC